A DNA window from Canis lupus familiaris isolate Mischka breed German Shepherd chromosome 10, alternate assembly UU_Cfam_GSD_1.0, whole genome shotgun sequence contains the following coding sequences:
- the LOC100686813 gene encoding LOW QUALITY PROTEIN: ADP-ribosylation factor-like protein 4A isoform X2 (The sequence of the model RefSeq protein was modified relative to this genomic sequence to represent the inferred CDS: deleted 1 base in 1 codon; substituted 1 base at 1 genomic stop codon), whose translation MGNGLSDQTSILSSLPSFQSSHIVIWGLDCGRMTTLLYRLQFNEFVNAVPTKGFNTEKIKATLGNSKTVTFHFWDVGGQKKLRPLWKSYTRCTDGIVFVVDSVDVEKMEEAKTELHKVTRISENQEVPVLIIANQQDLRNSLSLSQQIEKLLAMGELSSSTPWHLQPTCXIIEDGLKEGLEKLHDTMIKRRKMLRQQKKKR comes from the exons ATGGGGAATGGACTGTCAGACCAGACTTCTATCTTATCCAGCCTGCCTTCATTTCAGTCCTCTCACATTGTTATTTGGGGTTTGGACTGTGGTAGAATGACAACTCTATTATATAGGCTGCAGTTCAATGAATTTGTAAATGCTGTACCTACCAAAGGATTTAACACTGAAAAAATTAAGGCAACCTTGGGAAATTCTAAAACAGTCACTTTTCACTTCTGGGATGTAGGTGGCCAGAAGAAATTAAGGCCACTGTGGAAGTCATATACCAGATGCACAGATGGCATTGTGTTTGTTGTGGACTCTGTTGATGTTgaaaaaatggaagaagccaAAACTGAACTTCATAAG GTAACCAGGATATCAGAAAATCAGGAAGTCCCTGTACTTATCATTGCTAACCAACAGGACCTGAGGAAttcactgtctctgtctcaacAAATTGAGAAATTGTTAGCAATGGGTGAACTGAGCTCATCAACTCCCTGGCATTTACAGCCCACCTGCTAAATCATAGAAGATGGACTAAAGGAAGGACTTGAGAAACTACATGATACGatgattaaaagaagaaaaatgttgcggcaacagaaaaagaaaagatga